A stretch of Thermotoga sp. SG1 DNA encodes these proteins:
- a CDS encoding response regulator, protein MATVMVIDESKITFLAVKNALEKEGYRVLWARDRQEAISILRRERVDLVFVDIFEGEESLNLIREIRESFPDTKVSVLSAYVDKDLVINSVKAGAIDYILKPFKQDYLLGRVKKILASPETSRVSVSVRKNIEDMEITLRFEEIVRKEIKRCSRAGGHFCVMYVRFNGVMRDYEAIKKFFRETDYILPVSASEYVFVLTLTGKHGITAVTRRMKEKLSQSFEYVYVCYPDDGKTYEEFILSLKNRLAELGGK, encoded by the coding sequence ATGGCAACGGTCATGGTAATTGACGAATCAAAGATCACCTTTCTGGCCGTGAAGAACGCCCTCGAAAAGGAAGGGTACAGGGTTCTGTGGGCAAGAGACAGGCAGGAAGCCATCTCAATCCTTCGTAGAGAACGTGTGGATCTTGTCTTCGTGGACATCTTCGAAGGTGAAGAGAGTCTTAACCTGATAAGAGAGATACGTGAGAGTTTTCCCGATACAAAAGTGTCCGTTCTGAGTGCCTATGTCGACAAAGACCTGGTTATCAACTCGGTGAAAGCGGGAGCGATTGACTACATCCTGAAACCCTTCAAGCAAGACTATCTTCTTGGCAGGGTGAAGAAGATACTGGCTTCTCCTGAGACATCGAGGGTGTCTGTTTCTGTCAGAAAGAACATCGAAGATATGGAGATAACTTTGAGGTTCGAAGAGATCGTGAGAAAAGAGATAAAGCGCTGTAGCAGGGCCGGAGGACATTTCTGTGTCATGTACGTTAGATTCAACGGTGTAATGAGAGATTACGAGGCAATCAAAAAGTTCTTCAGAGAGACAGATTACATTCTGCCGGTCTCTGCCAGCGAATACGTCTTCGTTCTGACACTGACGGGAAAGCATGGTATCACCGCCGTTACAAGAAGGATGAAAGAAAAACTTTCACAGAGTTTCGAGTACGTCTACGTGTGTTATCCAGATGATGGGAAGACCTACGAAGAGTTCATCCTCTCACTGAAGAACAGACTGGCAGAGCTGGGGGGGAAGTGA
- a CDS encoding PEGA domain-containing protein, with protein sequence MRKYVFLLLIIFAIFSFSFDTKSIIIVPEIPYFTVDVWLDKPEGSVYNVGERIEIFVKSSRDAYILVYDINAQGKVTLIFPNKYESDNFVRANEIKKIPSKSTYSLRVSSPYGKEYIQVIASTTPISIFNQLKELGTTRMFPTLSDNVEEYVQKRLKPYLTGEWVSDITYFYVGRAPSFGTLIVDSDPSGMTVYVDGSYRGKTPITMTVDEGTHYVTVYFDNYTFYKEVYVGENQTVRVSARLPLAKLSLSSSPSGADVYINGDYRGKTPLTLNLSPGNYSVTFRKEGYREETRYITLGEGESRSIHIDLKPLRATLRLRTDPAGVDVYVDGRYAGTTSESGLTIVLDPGTYSIRLEKEGYETDSFTVNLKSGEEKEVFRRLEERVVFSEVRIETQPSKATVYLNGYYHGETPVTIYVQTGTYEITIVKPGYRTIVRTVTFDEKEEYFKFILSGIE encoded by the coding sequence ATGAGAAAGTACGTGTTCCTTCTTCTGATAATTTTTGCGATTTTTTCTTTCTCCTTTGACACGAAGAGCATCATCATCGTTCCTGAGATACCTTACTTCACGGTGGACGTGTGGCTCGACAAACCGGAGGGATCTGTCTACAACGTGGGAGAGAGGATCGAGATCTTCGTGAAGTCTTCAAGGGATGCCTACATACTGGTCTACGATATAAACGCCCAAGGAAAAGTGACTCTCATCTTTCCCAACAAATACGAAAGCGACAACTTCGTTCGTGCAAACGAGATCAAAAAGATTCCATCCAAATCCACCTACTCTCTCAGAGTCTCATCCCCGTACGGTAAAGAATACATTCAGGTGATCGCCAGTACAACTCCGATTTCCATCTTCAATCAGTTGAAAGAACTCGGCACAACGCGGATGTTTCCCACCCTGTCCGACAACGTCGAAGAGTACGTTCAAAAGAGGTTGAAACCCTATCTCACAGGAGAGTGGGTCTCGGACATCACGTATTTCTACGTTGGAAGAGCCCCCTCTTTTGGTACTCTGATCGTGGACTCAGATCCTTCCGGGATGACGGTTTACGTGGACGGATCTTACAGGGGAAAAACACCCATCACGATGACGGTGGATGAAGGAACACACTACGTGACGGTGTACTTTGATAACTACACTTTCTACAAAGAAGTGTACGTAGGGGAAAATCAGACAGTACGCGTGTCAGCCAGACTTCCTCTTGCAAAGCTTTCGCTCAGCTCTTCACCGAGTGGGGCAGATGTGTACATAAACGGAGACTACAGGGGGAAAACACCACTGACACTGAATCTTTCACCCGGAAACTACAGCGTGACCTTCAGAAAAGAAGGTTACCGTGAGGAGACAAGGTATATCACTCTCGGTGAGGGAGAGTCCCGATCCATTCACATCGATCTGAAACCGCTTCGGGCAACTTTGAGGCTGAGAACGGATCCTGCTGGTGTGGACGTCTACGTAGATGGAAGGTACGCTGGAACAACCTCCGAGAGTGGATTGACCATCGTTCTTGATCCTGGAACCTACAGTATAAGGCTCGAAAAGGAAGGATACGAAACAGACAGTTTCACGGTGAACCTGAAATCCGGTGAAGAAAAGGAAGTGTTCAGACGCCTTGAAGAAAGAGTAGTCTTCTCCGAAGTCAGAATAGAAACTCAGCCATCTAAAGCCACGGTGTATCTCAACGGATACTATCACGGTGAAACACCCGTTACCATCTACGTTCAAACTGGAACGTACGAGATCACAATAGTCAAACCCGGATACAGAACGATAGTCAGAACGGTAACTTTCGATGAAAAGGAGGAATACTTCAAGTTCATCCTGAGCGGAATCGAGTGA